The Luteibacter flocculans genomic interval GGTCAACGTGCCTTCGTACCACGTCCGTCCGGGCGATGAGGTCTCGCTGACCGAGAAGGCCCGTACGCAGTTGCGCGTGCAGGAAGCGGCGACGATCTACGACACGATGGATCTTCGTCCGTCGTGGGTCGAGGTCGACAGCAAGAAGTTCGCAGGCACGTTCAAGGCCGTTCCGGATCGTGGCGATCTGCCGGCCGATATCAACGAAGCCCTGATCGTCGAGCTTTACTCGAAGTAATCCACCGGAGCCTTGCATGGCAGTTTCGTCAACTAGTGTGCTGCGGCCTCGTGGCCTCAGCGTCGAGCAGCTTGGAGCGAACCGCGCGAAGGTGGTGGTCGAGCCGCTCGAGCGTGGCTTCGGTCACACCCTGGGCAACGCGCTGCGTCGCGTGCTGCTCTCTTCGATTCCGGGCAGCGCGATCGTCGAGGTCGAAATCGACGGCGTGCTGCACGAGTACACCACCTTGGAAGGCCTGCAGGAGGACGTGATCGAAGTCCTGCTGAACCTCAAGGACGTCGCCATCCGTCAGCACAGCGGTGATGAAGTCACCCTGACGCTGTCGAAGAAGGGCAAGGGCGTGGTCACGGCCGGCGATATCGCCGTCGATCACTCCGTCGAAATCGTGAACCCCGAGCACGTGATCTGCCACCTCACCAAGGATGTGGCGCTCAACATGCGTTTGAAGGTGCGTCGTGGCGTCGGCTACCAGCCGGCCAGCGCGCGCCAGCATCCGGATGACGAGACGCGTCCGATCGGTCGTCTGCAGCTCGACGCGTCGTTCGCGCCGGTTCTGCGCGTGGCTTACGAAGTGGACGCCGCTCGTGTCGAGCAGCGCACCAACCTCGACAAGCTCGTGCTCGACATCGAGACGAACGGCACGATCGGTGCTGAAGACGCCGTCCGCAAGGCGGCTGAGATCATCAACGATCAGCTCTCGGTGTTCGGCGATTTCTCGCGTCGCGAAAGCGATTCGACCAAGGCGGAGAAGGGCGGTTTCGATCCGCTCCTGCTGCGCCCGATCGACGACCTCGAACTCACGGTCCGTTCCGCCAACTGCCTCAAGGCCGAAAGCATCTACTACATCGGCGACCTGGTCCAGAAGACCGAAGTCGAGCTGTTGAAGACGCCGAACCTGGGCAAGAAGTCGCTGACCGAAATCAAGGACGTGCTGGGCGGACGTGGTCTCGCTCTCGGCATGAAATTGGAAAATTGGCCGCCGCCGGGCCTCTCGCACGGCATGCAGCTGGGCTGATGTAAACGGGGCGATCGACATTCGATCGCCCCGATCCTTTGCGCCATCCGTGGGATGCCTCAGGCACTTCCTTCGGAATTCGAAAGCGGTCCAAAGAGGCCGTGCTCCCATAACGAGGCGTTCTGACAGCCTCGCATCAGCGGGTAACCGCGGGAAGTCGGCTCATCCTGACCGGCTTTTCATAACAACAGACATTGAGAGTAAACCGCCATGCGCCACCAGAAATCCGGTCGCAAGCTCAACCGCACGAGCAGCCACCGCGAAGCCATGTTCAAGAACATGGCCGCGTCGCTGATCAAGCATGAGCTGATCCGCACCACCCTTCCCAAGGCGAAGGAACTCCGTCGCGTTGCCGAGCCGCTCATCACGCTCGCCAAGACCGACGGCGTCGCCAACCGCCGCCTCGCTTTCTCGCGCCTGCGCGACAAGCAGGCCGTCGGCAAGCTGTTCGTCGAACTCGGTCCTCGCTACCGCGAGCGTCCCGGCGGCTACCTGCGCATCCTCAAGTGCGGCTTCCGTCCGGGCGACAACGCGCCGATGGCGTATGTCGAGCTGGTCGATCGTCCGACCCAGGGCGAAGCCGTCGACGCCGAGTAAGCCTCCAGGCTGATCGCGTATCGAGACCCCGGCAGGGTGACCTGCCGGGGTCTTTTTTTTGGTTCATT includes:
- a CDS encoding DNA-directed RNA polymerase subunit alpha — protein: MAVSSTSVLRPRGLSVEQLGANRAKVVVEPLERGFGHTLGNALRRVLLSSIPGSAIVEVEIDGVLHEYTTLEGLQEDVIEVLLNLKDVAIRQHSGDEVTLTLSKKGKGVVTAGDIAVDHSVEIVNPEHVICHLTKDVALNMRLKVRRGVGYQPASARQHPDDETRPIGRLQLDASFAPVLRVAYEVDAARVEQRTNLDKLVLDIETNGTIGAEDAVRKAAEIINDQLSVFGDFSRRESDSTKAEKGGFDPLLLRPIDDLELTVRSANCLKAESIYYIGDLVQKTEVELLKTPNLGKKSLTEIKDVLGGRGLALGMKLENWPPPGLSHGMQLG
- the rplQ gene encoding 50S ribosomal protein L17, whose protein sequence is MRHQKSGRKLNRTSSHREAMFKNMAASLIKHELIRTTLPKAKELRRVAEPLITLAKTDGVANRRLAFSRLRDKQAVGKLFVELGPRYRERPGGYLRILKCGFRPGDNAPMAYVELVDRPTQGEAVDAE